The sequence GGCTGTGGTAGATCCTAATGCGAGGAATGAAGCATTTAATTGTAACAATGGGGATGTGTTTAAGTGGAAGCATCTTTGGAAGGTGTTGGCTGAGCAATTTGGGATTGAGAATGATGGGTTTGTGGAGGGTGAGAAAGTTAGCTTGGTAGAGTTGATGAAGGATAAAGGTCCAGTGTGGGACAAGATTGTGAGAGAGAATCAGTTGCAACCTACAAAGTTAGAGGAAGTTGGAGTTTGGTGGTTTGCGGATGTAATACTGAAGGGAGGGGATTATGTGGATAGTATGAATAAGAGCAAGAAGCATGGATTCTTGGGGTTTAGGAACTCCAAGGATTCGATGATTACTTGGACAGATAAGATGAAAGCTTACAAGATTGTGCCTTAAAAATTATtatgctacaatattttcagttttcagcaataagcggtatccaaatagaTCCTAGAAATATTTGTGGGAGTACAAAATATTTATCAGATGTTGTAGCTCTAATATTGGCAAGGGATAGAGACAAGTCTAgtggtatttatttttttgcttatttatgtggtactctttgttttcttgtgtGTCCTACATGAATGAATTAATGTAATAACGTTTGCTAGCATGCACGCCTTTGCTTTTAGGTCTCTGTTGCTCTTATTATAGTGCTTGATATAATATTATGGACTTCTAATATTTTACAAACAAAGTTGTCCCTTTTTATATGTGTATTGCCTACGAATTTGTTCTTCACCTAATGCTATAGAGATTGGAGACAATATGTCATTTAGTAATTCAATTTCAACGTTTATGCAAACTCAAACTTCAGTCATTAAGTTTATCAACCTCATGCTCCAGAAGCATTTGATTTCCTTCGCTTGCCTCATAGCTAGCTTTAAGTTTGGTCTTCAGCTGTTAAGTCGGcaacatttctttattttaaaaacaaaaatgctgGGGACATCCAAATGATTAATTTGGTCTTAAACATGGTTGTAAACAAGCCAATATTAAAACTTCAAGTtcgttcatttaattttattttgaacactAGCTGAACTCGAATTTATTactaaacaatattatatgttCAAGCTTAGTTTATTTTCTTCTAGAGCAACTCAAGCTTGTTCACAAGCTACTTAATTcacttattttcttcttatgtaTAACAAAGCcatgactaaaatttttatccCTTCataattctataaatttttattacaaataaactatttatattataaataaaccccaaataataatttgatatcatatGATTCTACTTACAAATTTTTACGATCACATTTCaagtctataaaaaaaatatttttagacaaaaatacACAATATTACCTAAGCATTTCATTTGTCACTTAAGaccaaaatcaatgaaaatgaaaaaaaagaaaagtataaatGTTTTATAGTTTAAGTATGTAGAAAACATGACTCTCTAAAGAAAGTTGAGCGTAAACAATAGCCTTTTCTCTCCCAAGTGATGTTAAGTGGACCTAGATTGAAGGGTCTGGTCCTTTTATCACAAATGGTCGAAGCTGTCATTCACAGTTTGAAGCCTCTGATACTGAAAGTGATACCATTGTTGTAAtgtttaatttagataaattgAATGAAGACAGACCAGAAGTTAGACAGGATCAAGGATGGGCAAAATTTTGCATTCCAGAGTCTCTTGACTCCTTCATAGAATCCTTGGTTCAAAGGGTCAACCGCAGGAGATTTAGATTTGGACTAGGGAGCTCAAGTCATGGGCCAAGTTTGATTGATCCACTTGCTAGGGAGGCCCATATCAGTGTTGAATAGAGTCAAGATATAACACCCCCTCAGCATCACTTGCATGCAAGCCCAACCCATAAAAGTCAACCCAATTCTTTTTTGAGGCCACAGTGGGTGAATTAGGCCCATTTGAACTTCTTAACTTAGGACCAGGACCccggcaaaaatggcccattagcattaatttttgaaatatttagcaacagagcactgtttcggaaataattagggaaataccactttttcgggccctatagcagcgttttcctgcaaaatttttttataagtcccataacaggttcaagggccctatagtggcgtttttaatccctatagtgacgtttttgggccctatagcggcgttttcctgcaaaatttttttataagtcccataacaggttcaaggggtcctatagtggcgtttttaagccctatagtgacgtttttgggccctatagcggcgtttttctgtaaaatttttttataactcccccataacaggttcaaggggccctatagtggcgttttttaagccctatagtgacgttttcggaccctatagcggcgttttcggaaaaagtggtatttccctaattatttccgaaacagtgttttgttgctaaatatttcaaaaattaatgctaatgggccattttggccccaGGACCCCTATCCATCACTAATTCTCTACCTTCTTCTTCTCAGAACACTTTCCTAAGTTGCAGTGAAGCATGGGATTCAACAACTGAAATTGATACCATCAGAATCAGCTCTAGGAAGAGAATCAGAAAAGAGATTGGGAAGTTTGGTAGAAATATAAAACAGAGACTTTGTTGTGCTTTGTTTGATGAAGAGGTTCTTCGGGTGCAAGCTGTAGCAACTCCAGAAATATCCTTAGAAAATTGCACCCCGGGCTTTCATGCTGAATCAGTTTGAGGGCTCTAGGAAGCTGGCCTTCAATAGCTTCCCAAGCAGCCATGAGGATCCTCAACTGGAACTATAGGGGGCTGGGCAACCCCCCTATAGTTCTACAATGCCAAAAAAAGGCCCAGGAGCACAAGCCAGACATAATATTTCTAATGGAGACAAAGTTGGTTCAGAAAAAAGGCAGAgatattttggaaaaatgtgGGTTTAGTAATGGTTGGGAATTTCCAAGGGAAGGTCTGAGTGGTGGTATACTTCTTGGCTGGTACCAAAATGTGAAGCTCAACATCCAATATGGCTCCAAGCACTTAATCCATGTTGATCTCTTTGACCACAAAGGTACCCCTCTTtctatatcttttatttatgttcaacctaatcaaacaaaaagagaaaacttttGGCTTGAACTAAAACAATTGAAGTCCCTAGCAAAACCAATTTGGCTTTGTATAGGGGACTTTAACCAAGTCCTGTGCCATGAAGATAAGTTTTCCTTTAATACTAGAAGTATTGTAGGTGCAGATTCCTTTTTAAATACTATAAATGATTTGGAGTTATGTGAACTGAAGGCTAAAGGCCAAAGGTTCACATGGATGAATGAAAGGGAGGATGAGGCTTTTGTAATGGAAAAATTGGACAGAGCCTTTGGTTCTGTGGAGTGGGTTAACAAATACCCTTATTATGCTTTGTATAACCATCCTATCTTAAGGTCAGATCATGGGTCtattttgttagattttgaaATACATCAGCCCTATAGAAGAAGGCCATTTAGATTTGAGAGGATGTGGTTAACACACAATGCTTGTAAGGACATGATTCAAAAGGCTTGGGAAGCTCAGACACAAGGATCTAGGGCCTTTAAGCTTCAACATAAGCTAGACAGTGTTAGAAAAAGGGCCATTGAATGGAATAGaactgtttttggaaaaattgagaaagagctgaaagaaaaacaacaaacccTTCAGGACATGCAAAATAACATTCAAACCATATCTGATGTTAGAAAGGAGAGAATTCTTAGAAAAGAAATTGAGGTGCTAATGAATAGGGAAGAGATTATGTGGGCCCAAATAGCTAGAAATGAGTGGATTCTTAAAGATGAtagaaatacaaatttttttcaaacaatagTAAAGCAAAGGAGGGCAAGAAGCAAAATTATACACCTTAAGATTGAGGATGGGACCTTTACTGAGGATTTTGAGGTAATTGAGAACACCTTGGttagtcactttcaaactcaATTCACAGAAATAGAGTCAAGGTCCCTTCATGACATTACTAAGGAACTTCAATCCCTTCCCATTCCACAAATTGATCAGCACCAATAACATATGCTTGACATGCCTATTATAGATGATGAGATTGAAAAGGTTGTTTTTCATATGGGATCCCTTAAAGCCCCTGGACCAGATGGAATTCCTGCTTTTTTCTTCCAGGAATACTGAGACATTGTAAAGCAGGACATCTTTCTGTCTGTCAAGGCTTTTTTCCACTCTAGCTCCCTTCTTAAATCTCTAAACCATACTTTTCTCATCCTTATACCCAAAGTGAGCAATCTTGAGGAAGTCTCCCATTTTCGGCCAATTAGCCTTTACAATGTCTCCTATAAGATCATATCTAAAATCTTAGTGGAAAGGCTGAAACCTCTCATGGATAAGCTGATCTCTCCTTTCTAGAATGCCTTTATTCAGGGTAGAAGTATCACTGATAACATTCTTCTTGCTCATGAGATATTTGATaccttgaaaaagaaaaaaggaaggaaaaaaggTTTTGGGGCTTTGAAAATCGATATGTGCAAAGCATATGATAGAGTAAATTGGACTTTCCTCCAAGCTGTCTTGTTAGCCATGAAGTTCAACCCCACTTGGGTCAATTGGATCATGGAATGTGTCACCACAGTAAAATACACCTTACTTGTTAGTGGCAGCCCAACTCATTCATTTCACCCAACTAGGGGCATAAGACAAGGTGATCCCATTTCTCTCTacctctttcttctttgtgCCAATATACTCTCCATTGCTTTAATCCAagctaaaaatagaaaacaaattaaGGGCATTGCAATTGGAAGGCAGGGGGTTTCTTTCATTCACCTTCTTTTTGTAGAtgactcttttttcttcttccaaaatGATAGGTCATCCCTTACTAATCTAAAAAGGATTATTATGTGGTATTGTTCTATCTCGGGTTAATGCATCAATTTTGCTAAGTCTGACTTTTACTGTTCTCCTAACATTCCTCAAAATGAGCAAATTACCATTGCTAATTCTCTTTAGGTTAATCTTGTCTAGCAACCTAGTAGGTATCTTGGCATTGATTTTAAACTTAGAGGTAGGAGAGTTTGTGACTTTCAGGACTTAGTTGACAAAGTCCAAAATAAGCTTAAGGGGTGGAAGGCTAGACTCTTGTCTTAAGCCGGGAGAGCAACCTTAATTTCTTCTGTTCTACAGTCTCTACCCATTTATACTTTTTCATGCTTCAAAGTTCTTGATTCTGTGTGCAAGAAATTGGATACCATTTTTAGATCTTTTTGGTGGGGACATGAACCTGGTACTAGGAAGCTTCATTTAGTTAATTGGGGTAAGCTGTGCAAACCTAAGAGATTGGGTGGTCTAGGGTTCAAAAACTTTAGTTTTTTCAACCAAGCAATGATAGCTAAGCAATATTGGAGACTACATGATAACCCCAATTCACTTCTGGCTAGGacctttaagaaaaaaatacttCCCTACTTGCTCCTTAAGAGAATACCAACCTAAACCCCATCACTCTTGGGTATGGAGGAATATCACTGAGACTAAGTGTTCTTCCCTTCATCATGGACGCTGGCTGATTGGAAATGGAAGCCAAATTCCACTCTCCCACCCAGATTGGATTCAATGCTTAAACCATGTCCTTAGGGAGTATGGTCTGCATAATTGCACGGTAGCAgacttaggttatgtttggattgggcgtttatTGAAAACTTTTGCGTTTGCATTTTTGAAGGGCGTGGGACCCAGCTACAGTGGCAGCAAGAAAACGCTGAAAACCTCCATGCTGAAATGAATAGTACCACAAATTTAATGTTACGACTACtattcaatgaacagtagccgcaaagttTGACTGGTCAAACCATTTTTAGCCAATCAGTGCACACCGTGCACtatttacggacccacaaatttcacttttcagtaacttttttattaaaaatgggtcccacgatactattcacacatttaagaattattttgctacagtatttttcagttttcagttttagttttcagtttttagttgtatccaaacggacctttAATTGATGCTCATTCTAGGTCATGGAGATGTGATCTAATTAGGAAAATTTACCCACCCCCCAAAGCTAAGGAGATACTCCAGATTCCTATTCCTAAATCCCAAGGCAATAGTGACAAATTGATTTGGAAATACTCTACATCTGGAGCATACAAAGTTAGTCAAGCATACAATCTTATTCACCATGATCAAAACACTTTCCTCGAAAATGCTTCAATCCTAAGACCATCTATGTGGAGTTTTTTCTGGAAAGTGAAATTACCATTGAAGATTCTAATGTTCATTTGGAAATTGCTGCATAATTGCTTGCCTACTTTGGATAAGCTGAGGGAAAGAGGTATCTCAGTGGCAGGAAAATGTGTACTGTGTAATGATTTAGAAGAGTCTgcttctcatcttttttttggaatgtaaCTGTGCAAGAGCAATAGCCTTAGTGAATCAGTGGCTCAGTCAGTGTATTGTGTCAAGTACAAATCTGAAACAGGGCAGAATGTGTTTCTTGCAGACTATCTTCACCATTCTTTGGTCAATTTGGAACCATAGGAATATGGTTCTGCATTAGGGTCTATCTCCTAATCCCATTGAAGTTATTCTAATCTCTCAATCTCTCATGTGCAGGTATCAAACAGCTTTCAGTCAAAGGCAAAACACCAGACCAAGTGAGAAGCAGACCTTGCAAAGAATTCCTCACCAAAACTGGCAGATTCTCATCAAAGTGGCAGCTAGCAGAAATAGGAAAACTAAGAGATTTGGCTTTGCTTTTGAAGCTACTTCTATGGCAGGGGTCACTATCTTCAGAGGTGCAGCAAACAATGGTAGACAATCAATATATATGGTGACTCAGGAGGCAATGGTGGAAGCAATTTTCAAAGCCAAAAGATCATGGTTTTAGCAAAATACTTTTTGTGCAACCATAAAAAGCTAGTCCAAATCTGCAACCTGTACAGCAAACCCTCATGGCAAGATCAAGCTCTCCTTGCTGACCTTTGGCAATTGAAGCAACAAAGCTTGTGTATATTGGTCCTTTTTGTTCCTAAACTAGTCATGACGAATGTACTTCACATAGCCTCTGTAGCTGCTAATTGTCTTGGTCTTTTTGTATCCTAAACTAGTCTGCTAAAGCTTAAAACTTTGTTTTCTCCTTAGTTTATTTAATGTTATGCAgctggtataaaaaaaaaaaaagtatgtagaaaacattctcataaaaaaaaaaaaattgaaaacattatatgattttattattttttgtttaattctcattaataatTTCTTCTTATTTAAACTATTAATGAGAAtgttttcaaatgttttaatatGATGTACAACactatatcattttattttattttttagaaggactatatattatggttttatctaaaaaaataaaaaataaaattgaagtcATGTTTGCTTTAATTACAAGTTTGCCATAGCTTGAATTACACAGTACTTTATATCATGAAAACTAGATATCgtgtaaattttttaaaaagctttAATTACAAGTTTGCCACCGCCCTAATTACCATGTAAACagtcttttctctctctgtctcctggtctctgctctctc is a genomic window of Quercus lobata isolate SW786 chromosome 2, ValleyOak3.0 Primary Assembly, whole genome shotgun sequence containing:
- the LOC115973944 gene encoding uncharacterized protein LOC115973944 — translated: MRILNWNYRGLGNPPIVLQCQKKAQEHKPDIIFLMETKLVQKKGRDILEKCGFSNGWEFPREGLSGGILLGWYQNVKLNIQYGSKHLIHVDLFDHKGIKQLSVKGKTPDQVRSRPCKEFLTKTGRFSSKWQLAEIGKLRDLALLLKLLLWQGSLSSEVQQTMVDNQYIW